From Apium graveolens cultivar Ventura chromosome 9, ASM990537v1, whole genome shotgun sequence, the proteins below share one genomic window:
- the LOC141684767 gene encoding auxin-induced protein 6B-like — protein MFIIKTIYTLAIHLILIKTTKLNYLRFLQSSSPQEIIISYSFFRSMAIRMPLINQAKQILRRSSLTASHTSSTMSDVPKGYFAVYVGEQEKKRFVIPLSFLNKSSFQNLLSQAEEEYGFHHPNDGLTIPCREDIFLDLTSRLGGL, from the coding sequence ATGTTCATTATCAAAACTATATATACACTTGCAATTCATCTGATACTCATCAAAACTACTAAGCTCAACTATCTGAGATTTCTTCAATCATCAAGTCCTCAAGAGATCATTATTTCATATTCATTCTTCAGATCTATGGCTATCCGTATGCCTCTTATTAACCAAGCTAAACAAATTCTTCGAAGATCGTCCTTAACTGCCAGTCACACAAGTTCTACAATGTCAGATGTGCCAAAGGGTTATTTTGCAGTCTATGTTGGAGAACAAGAAAAGAAGCGATTCGTGAtcccattatcattcttaaataaatcttcttttcagaacttgTTGAGTCAAGCAGAGGAAGAATATGGCTTTCATCATCCAAATGATGGACTTACAATACCATGCAGAGAGGATATTTTTCTTGATCTCACTTCTCGTTTAGGGGGATTATGA
- the LOC141682907 gene encoding auxin-induced protein 6B-like yields MAIRMPLINQAKQILRRSSFTARYTSSTMSDVPKGYFAVYVGEQERKRFVIPLSFLNKSSFQNLLSQAEEEYGFHHPNGGLTIPCREDIFLDLTSRLGGF; encoded by the coding sequence ATGGCTATCCGTATGCCTCTTATTAACCAAGCTAAACAAATTCTTCGACGGTCTTCCTTCACTGCCAGGTACACAAGTTCTACAATGTCAGATGTACCAAAGGGTTATTTTGCAGTCTATGTTGGAGAACAAGAAAGGAAGCGATTTGTGATCCCCTTATCATTCTTAAATAAatcttcttttcagaacttgTTGAGTCAAGCAGAAGAAGAATACGGATTTCATCATCCAAATGGCGGACTTACAATACCATGCAGAGAGGATATTTTTCTTGATCTCACTTCTCGCCTAGGGGGATTCTGA